In the Persephonella hydrogeniphila genome, one interval contains:
- a CDS encoding cytochrome c3 family protein: MRKLTAFFLSILLTKLSLAAGPHEGLDCLGCHDPHYAKAQKIFKVKNDKYINPRTGKKPQDINALCLGCHNLTEFGGAGVKPIYLHMTHPVGIKPNPKIAKVPEKLLRKGILQCVSCHDPHPSNPNWKYLRVDTKGGSQVGVFCMTCHPAKVDTKYYGVESIKIFTSMNEEAGKGEFSLDDPNLVIFNLTPEYIKPLGDYPNSLAPAYTIVPNQPWFYSPAPENIPPELKNLIKKK; this comes from the coding sequence ATGAGGAAACTTACAGCCTTTTTTCTATCAATTCTATTAACAAAATTATCTCTGGCAGCAGGTCCCCACGAAGGTTTAGATTGTCTTGGATGCCACGATCCCCACTATGCAAAAGCACAGAAAATATTCAAAGTGAAAAACGACAAATACATAAATCCGAGAACAGGGAAAAAACCTCAAGACATCAATGCTCTTTGTCTTGGATGTCACAATCTTACAGAATTTGGAGGAGCAGGCGTTAAACCTATATATTTGCATATGACTCATCCTGTAGGAATAAAACCAAATCCAAAAATAGCAAAAGTTCCTGAAAAATTACTCAGGAAAGGCATCCTTCAGTGTGTAAGCTGTCATGACCCTCACCCTTCAAATCCTAACTGGAAATATCTCAGAGTAGATACAAAAGGAGGTTCTCAGGTAGGTGTATTCTGTATGACGTGCCATCCAGCAAAGGTAGATACAAAATATTATGGAGTTGAATCGATAAAAATATTTACTTCTATGAATGAAGAAGCAGGGAAAGGAGAGTTTTCACTTGATGATCCAAACCTTGTTATATTTAATCTAACACCTGAATATATAAAACCCCTCGGAGACTACCCAAACTCTTTAGCTCCAGCTTATACTATTGTCCCAAATCAGCCCTGGTTTTATAGTCCTGCTCCAGAAAACATTCCACCTGAACTTAAAAATCTTATAAAGAAAAAATAA
- the thrS gene encoding threonine--tRNA ligase — protein sequence MIKLKINRFGEYEFEDGITIKEIISALEGEGKKIKGVVGAVLDGEIIDIHTPIRKSGELRFLTKKDKESLEILRHSLAHIMAQALKELYGDENVHLGIGPTTESGFYYDVEVEGKRLTEEDLPVIEEKMREIIQRNCSIERKELPRAEAIELFEKKREIYKIDIIRHQIPENEPISVYQQCEFIDLCRGPHIPSTGEAGAFKLVSIAGAYWRGKEGNPMLQRIYGVAFWTEKELKKYMNMLEEAKKRDHRKLGKELELFIITEDVGGGLALWLPKGAVIRNEIETAWKQEHLKRGYQLVYTPHVGKEQLWKTSGHVDFYRENMFPEMHIEEEGYFVKPMNCPFHVEIYKSKQRSYKELPLRFAELGTVYRYERSGVLHGLMRVRGFTQDDAHIICREDQVEAEIKGVLELILDTLRSYGFDEFQVFLSTRPEKSVGDDRMWEVATDSLRKAIESVGLDYEIDEGGGAFYGPKIDVKIKDALGRMWQCSTVQFDFNLPERFDMYYIGEDNQRHRPYMVHRAIFGSIERFIGVLIEHYAGLLPLWLSPVQAKIIPVADPHIQYAKEVERKLSEAGLRVEVDDRSERMNKKIRDAELQKIPYMLIVGDKEWQTGTVSVRTKKKGNIGVFTVDEFINRAKELIENKSVEL from the coding sequence ATGATAAAACTGAAAATAAATAGATTTGGTGAATATGAGTTTGAAGATGGAATAACTATAAAAGAGATAATATCAGCCCTTGAAGGCGAAGGCAAAAAAATAAAAGGAGTAGTAGGGGCTGTTTTAGACGGTGAAATCATAGATATACACACACCTATAAGAAAAAGCGGTGAGCTTAGATTTCTAACAAAAAAAGATAAAGAAAGTTTAGAAATATTAAGACATTCCCTTGCACATATAATGGCTCAGGCTTTAAAAGAGCTTTATGGAGATGAAAACGTTCATCTGGGAATAGGTCCAACTACAGAGTCTGGTTTTTATTACGATGTTGAAGTTGAAGGAAAAAGATTAACAGAGGAAGACCTTCCTGTCATTGAAGAAAAAATGAGGGAGATTATACAGAGAAACTGTAGTATAGAAAGAAAAGAACTACCGAGGGCTGAAGCCATTGAGCTGTTTGAGAAGAAAAGGGAAATCTATAAGATAGATATCATCAGACATCAAATCCCTGAGAATGAACCTATATCCGTATACCAGCAGTGTGAATTTATAGATCTGTGTAGAGGTCCCCACATACCGTCAACAGGGGAAGCAGGAGCTTTCAAACTGGTATCTATTGCAGGGGCATACTGGAGAGGAAAAGAAGGGAATCCTATGCTGCAGAGAATTTATGGAGTTGCTTTCTGGACTGAGAAAGAACTGAAGAAATATATGAATATGCTTGAAGAGGCCAAAAAGAGAGATCATAGAAAACTTGGAAAAGAGCTTGAGCTTTTTATAATCACCGAAGACGTTGGAGGAGGACTTGCTTTATGGCTGCCAAAGGGAGCTGTGATCAGAAATGAGATAGAAACAGCATGGAAACAGGAACATTTAAAAAGGGGATACCAGCTCGTTTACACTCCACACGTAGGAAAGGAACAACTGTGGAAAACAAGCGGTCATGTAGATTTTTACAGGGAAAATATGTTCCCAGAGATGCATATCGAGGAAGAAGGTTATTTTGTAAAACCTATGAACTGCCCATTTCATGTAGAGATATACAAATCAAAACAGAGGTCGTACAAAGAACTTCCTTTAAGATTTGCAGAATTAGGTACAGTTTATAGATACGAAAGGAGCGGTGTTCTCCACGGACTTATGAGGGTTAGAGGATTTACACAGGACGACGCCCATATCATATGCAGGGAAGATCAGGTAGAGGCAGAAATAAAAGGCGTTTTAGAGTTAATCCTTGATACACTGAGAAGCTACGGTTTTGATGAATTTCAGGTTTTTCTTTCAACAAGACCTGAAAAATCTGTTGGCGATGATAGGATGTGGGAAGTTGCAACAGATTCACTCAGGAAAGCGATAGAAAGTGTCGGACTGGATTATGAAATAGACGAAGGAGGAGGGGCTTTTTACGGACCAAAGATAGACGTAAAGATAAAAGATGCATTAGGAAGAATGTGGCAGTGTTCAACAGTTCAGTTTGATTTCAACTTACCTGAAAGATTTGATATGTACTACATAGGAGAGGATAATCAGCGACATAGACCGTACATGGTTCACAGGGCTATCTTTGGTTCTATAGAGAGATTTATAGGTGTTCTGATAGAACATTACGCCGGTTTACTTCCTTTATGGCTGTCTCCTGTTCAGGCAAAAATTATCCCTGTTGCTGATCCCCATATTCAGTATGCAAAAGAGGTAGAAAGGAAGCTCTCGGAAGCAGGCTTAAGGGTAGAAGTTGATGATAGAAGCGAGAGGATGAACAAAAAAATAAGAGATGCAGAATTACAAAAAATCCCTTATATGCTTATTGTTGGTGACAAAGAATGGCAGACAGGAACTGTCTCTGTAAGAACAAAGAAAAAAGGAAATATAGGCGTCTTTACTGTAGATGAGTTTATAAACAGAGCAAAAGAGCTTATAGAAAACAAATCAGTAGAGCTTTAG